The proteins below are encoded in one region of Aquisphaera giovannonii:
- the hslU gene encoding ATP-dependent protease ATPase subunit HslU, protein MPQRETELTPRQIVSELDRDIVGQADAKKAVAVALRNRWRRRQLSDELRAQVTPKNIMLIGPTGVGKTEIARRLAILVGAPFVKTEATKYTEVGYYGRDVESLIRDLVEAAIVLVRNSEREAVQEQAKARVETRLLDLLLPPPKPVMGWGHENQEGSAGEAGDRFQRSRDKLRQRLEAGELEDREVEVTLPAKNVAPISILGAGNMEQMEMDLQGMFEKIMPKSSQSRRLTVREARPILLQQEVDQLIDAEKINQAAVALAQESGIVFIDELDKIAGDEGASRGPDVSRQGVQRDLLPIVEGTSVNTKYGPVKTDHVLFVAAGAFHRSKPSDLMPELQGRFPIRVEMHDLTRDDFARILREPRASLLRQYEALLGAEGLTLEFTEEAIEVMADLAYQVNRTTQNIGARRLHTILERILEEISFDAPDREEKRVVVDADLVRGRLEELAKDEDLSRYIL, encoded by the coding sequence GTGCCCCAGCGAGAGACCGAGTTGACCCCGCGGCAGATCGTGTCCGAGCTCGACCGCGACATCGTCGGGCAGGCGGACGCCAAGAAGGCGGTCGCCGTGGCGCTCCGCAACCGATGGCGGCGGAGGCAACTCTCCGACGAGCTGCGTGCGCAGGTCACCCCCAAGAACATCATGCTCATCGGGCCGACCGGAGTGGGCAAGACCGAGATCGCCCGGCGGCTCGCCATCCTGGTCGGGGCGCCGTTCGTGAAGACGGAAGCGACCAAGTACACAGAGGTCGGCTATTACGGCCGCGACGTGGAGAGCCTGATCCGAGACCTGGTCGAGGCCGCGATCGTGCTCGTCCGCAATTCGGAGCGCGAGGCGGTCCAGGAGCAGGCGAAGGCGCGTGTCGAGACGCGGCTGCTGGACCTGCTGCTTCCACCGCCCAAGCCGGTGATGGGGTGGGGGCACGAGAATCAGGAAGGGTCCGCGGGCGAGGCGGGGGACCGGTTCCAGCGGTCGCGCGACAAGCTGAGGCAGCGGCTGGAGGCCGGAGAGTTGGAGGACCGGGAGGTCGAGGTCACCCTGCCCGCCAAGAACGTCGCCCCCATCTCGATCCTGGGCGCCGGGAACATGGAGCAGATGGAGATGGACCTCCAGGGCATGTTCGAGAAGATCATGCCCAAGTCGTCCCAGTCCCGGCGTCTGACCGTCCGCGAGGCCCGGCCGATCCTCCTCCAGCAGGAGGTGGACCAGCTCATCGACGCGGAGAAGATCAACCAGGCGGCCGTCGCTCTGGCCCAGGAATCCGGCATCGTATTCATCGACGAGCTCGACAAGATCGCCGGCGACGAGGGCGCCAGCCGAGGTCCGGACGTCTCCCGCCAGGGAGTGCAGCGGGACCTGCTGCCGATCGTCGAGGGGACCTCGGTCAATACCAAGTACGGGCCCGTGAAGACCGATCACGTCCTGTTCGTCGCGGCCGGGGCGTTCCACCGGTCGAAGCCCTCCGACCTGATGCCCGAGCTGCAGGGGCGATTCCCGATCCGCGTCGAGATGCACGACCTGACCCGGGACGACTTCGCCCGGATCCTCCGGGAGCCCAGGGCGTCGCTCCTCCGCCAGTATGAGGCCCTGCTCGGGGCGGAAGGGCTCACCCTCGAGTTCACCGAGGAGGCGATCGAAGTGATGGCCGACCTGGCCTACCAGGTCAACCGCACGACGCAGAACATCGGCGCCCGCCGCCTCCACACGATCCTGGAGCGGATCCTGGAGGAGATCAGCTTCGACGCCCCCGACCGCGAGGAGAAGCGGGTCGTCGTGGATGCGGACCTCGTCCGCGGCCGGCTCGAGGAGCTGGCGAAGGATGAGGACCTCAGCCGCTATATCCTCTGA
- the hslV gene encoding ATP-dependent protease subunit HslV, whose translation MDWHATTILSVRRGGKVAMGGDGQVTLGTQVMKADAQKVRKLLDGQVIVGFAGSAADGFALLERFEAKLKDFPNNVPRAAIELAKAWRTDRALRRLEAVLLVVDARHSLMLSGSGDVIQPTDGILATGSGGGYALASARALLKHTGLSAADVVRESLAIAGGIDIYTNTSLTVEELESLT comes from the coding sequence TTGGACTGGCACGCGACGACGATCCTCTCCGTGAGGCGGGGCGGGAAGGTGGCGATGGGCGGCGACGGCCAGGTCACCCTGGGCACCCAGGTGATGAAGGCCGACGCCCAGAAGGTGCGGAAGCTCCTCGACGGCCAGGTCATCGTCGGCTTCGCGGGCTCGGCGGCGGACGGCTTCGCGCTGCTGGAGCGGTTCGAGGCGAAGCTGAAGGACTTCCCCAACAACGTCCCCCGGGCCGCGATCGAGCTGGCCAAGGCCTGGCGGACGGACCGGGCGCTGCGTCGGCTGGAGGCGGTCCTCCTCGTCGTCGATGCTCGGCACAGCCTGATGCTGAGCGGCTCCGGCGACGTCATCCAGCCGACGGACGGCATCCTCGCCACCGGCTCCGGCGGCGGGTACGCCCTCGCCTCGGCGCGGGCGCTGCTGAAGCATACGGGCCTGTCGGCCGCGGACGTCGTCCGCGAATCCCTGGCGATAGCCGGCGGCATCGACATCTATACGAACACGAGCCTGACGGTGGAGGAGCTGGAGAGCCTTACGTGA
- a CDS encoding glycosyltransferase family 39 protein, with protein sequence MTPRRALVLLIVISAGVRLLAAGLLGLGNDEAYHFLYAAHPALSYYDHPPMLAWTEQLGLFLTGETYSPLALRLGFIAMFAGSTWLMARIAARWHGPWAGFFAAMALNLTAYYGLAASTFALPDGPLLFFWLLTLDRLSTAIDDDRRTIPWLGVGLTWGCAMLSKYHAIFLPAGAVLYLALTPSKRRLLLRPGPYVAIVVGLLVFSPVLVWNATHGWASFVFQGGRAVGGITPRPDCLAIALLAQSGYLLPWIWLPLMAVLVRDLRRWWRLENQGERLALALAVLPFAAFTMVACFRPVLPHWGLIGLVSLFPALGREWAEHWSKTPARVRRSLCMAAGFSVVLLGLTLVEYRTGMLQRVEGSRWGLFKAQADPTGDLYGWDQVAAGLEKLGALSDPDAFLVTRYWYQSAQVAHAINLRRPVLCYNIDDPRGFAFWSKPNEFVGRDAVLLAINDEMIPLPFYQRWFTETSSLGEFTVERMGKPLRKVRAYRLRNQRAAFPYTFSPERIAAREMLRAGRHPMDATSLSAGRMPAVPVIRR encoded by the coding sequence ATGACGCCTCGACGCGCGCTCGTCTTGCTGATTGTGATCTCGGCTGGGGTTCGGCTCCTGGCGGCAGGCCTGCTCGGCCTCGGGAACGATGAGGCGTACCATTTCCTCTACGCCGCCCATCCCGCGCTCAGCTACTACGACCACCCGCCGATGCTCGCCTGGACCGAGCAACTCGGGCTTTTCTTGACCGGCGAGACGTATTCACCGCTGGCACTACGGCTCGGATTCATCGCCATGTTCGCGGGCTCGACCTGGCTCATGGCGCGGATTGCCGCACGGTGGCACGGCCCCTGGGCCGGCTTCTTCGCCGCGATGGCCCTGAACTTGACCGCATATTACGGATTGGCGGCCTCCACGTTCGCGCTCCCCGACGGCCCCTTGCTGTTCTTCTGGCTCCTCACGCTGGACCGCCTCTCGACGGCGATCGACGACGACCGGCGTACCATCCCGTGGTTGGGCGTCGGCCTGACGTGGGGATGCGCCATGCTCAGCAAATATCACGCGATCTTCCTCCCGGCCGGCGCCGTGCTCTACCTGGCCCTGACGCCATCGAAGCGGAGGTTGCTGCTTCGGCCCGGGCCGTACGTGGCCATCGTCGTGGGCCTGCTCGTCTTCAGCCCCGTCCTGGTCTGGAACGCCACCCACGGCTGGGCCTCGTTCGTCTTCCAGGGGGGGAGGGCTGTCGGTGGAATCACGCCACGCCCGGACTGCCTCGCGATCGCCCTGCTGGCCCAGTCGGGCTATCTCCTCCCCTGGATCTGGTTGCCGCTCATGGCCGTACTCGTCCGCGATCTCCGCCGCTGGTGGCGGCTGGAGAACCAGGGCGAACGCCTGGCCCTGGCCTTGGCGGTGCTCCCCTTCGCCGCGTTCACGATGGTCGCGTGCTTCCGGCCCGTGCTGCCGCACTGGGGATTGATCGGCCTGGTCTCACTCTTCCCGGCGCTGGGCCGGGAATGGGCCGAGCATTGGTCCAAGACTCCAGCCCGGGTGCGGCGATCGCTGTGCATGGCGGCCGGTTTCTCGGTCGTGCTCCTAGGGCTGACGTTGGTCGAGTATCGCACCGGGATGCTCCAGCGTGTCGAGGGCTCGCGGTGGGGGCTCTTCAAGGCCCAGGCGGACCCGACCGGGGACCTCTACGGCTGGGATCAGGTGGCGGCCGGGCTCGAGAAGCTTGGGGCGCTCTCCGATCCGGATGCGTTCCTCGTGACACGGTACTGGTATCAGAGTGCCCAGGTCGCGCATGCCATAAATCTGAGGCGACCCGTGCTCTGCTACAACATCGACGATCCCCGGGGATTCGCGTTCTGGAGCAAGCCGAACGAATTCGTGGGCCGGGACGCCGTGCTGCTCGCCATCAACGACGAGATGATCCCGCTCCCGTTCTACCAGCGATGGTTCACCGAGACCTCCTCGCTCGGCGAGTTCACCGTCGAAAGGATGGGCAAGCCGCTCAGGAAGGTGCGGGCCTACCGATTGAGGAATCAGCGTGCGGCCTTCCCATACACGTTCTCACCGGAACGGATCGCCGCACGCGAGATGCTCCGAGCGGGAAGACACCCGATGGACGCGACGTCGCTGTCCGCGGGGCGGATGCCCGCCGTCCCGGTCATTCGGCGCTGA
- a CDS encoding RNA recognition motif domain-containing protein: MGKKLYVGNLPYSVTSSDLESWFNQFGTVQSAQVIQDRDTGRSKGFGFVEMDTDAEAQAAIQGLHDQEYDGRRLTVNEAKPREPRPGGGGGGGYGGGGGGGRGGYGGGGGGGRGGYGGGGGGGRGGYGGGGGRY; the protein is encoded by the coding sequence GTGGGGAAGAAACTGTACGTGGGCAATCTGCCGTACTCGGTCACCTCTTCGGACCTCGAGAGCTGGTTCAACCAGTTCGGGACGGTGCAGAGCGCCCAGGTCATCCAGGATCGCGACACCGGCCGCAGCAAGGGCTTCGGCTTCGTCGAGATGGACACCGACGCGGAGGCCCAGGCGGCCATCCAGGGCCTTCATGATCAGGAGTATGACGGCCGTCGCCTGACGGTCAATGAGGCCAAGCCGCGTGAGCCCCGTCCGGGCGGCGGCGGTGGTGGCGGCTACGGCGGTGGCGGCGGCGGTGGCCGCGGCGGCTACGGCGGTGGCGGCGGCGGTGGCCGCGGCGGCTACGGCGGTGGCGGCGGCGGTGGCCGCGGCGGCTACGGCGGTGGCGGCGGCCGCTATTGA
- a CDS encoding ubiquinone/menaquinone biosynthesis methyltransferase, with protein sequence MTDPVDKSDRRVRRMFASIARRYDFLNHLLSMNIDRSWRAFTTRTVPPQAGVPVLDCCTGTADLAIAYDRAAKGSAPIVGTDFCREMLVVGRQKLTKKGLDERVTLVEGDTQRLPVPSNTFGVVCVAFGLRNVRDTARGIDEMIRAARPGGKVAILEFSRPRGRILGGLYMTFFRQVLPRVGQTVAPNQDDAYHYLPSSVLAFPDGQDLLDLLGSRGLVDLTMHPLTFGIATLYVGTKPPSGVADLT encoded by the coding sequence ATGACCGACCCCGTTGACAAGTCCGACAGGCGCGTCCGCCGAATGTTCGCGTCGATCGCCCGGCGCTACGACTTCCTGAATCACCTGCTGAGCATGAACATCGACCGCTCATGGCGGGCGTTCACCACGCGCACGGTGCCACCTCAGGCCGGCGTGCCGGTCCTGGACTGCTGCACCGGGACGGCGGACCTGGCCATCGCCTACGATCGCGCGGCGAAGGGCTCAGCCCCCATCGTCGGGACCGATTTCTGCCGGGAGATGCTCGTCGTCGGCCGCCAGAAGCTTACGAAGAAGGGGCTGGATGAGCGAGTGACGCTCGTCGAGGGCGACACCCAGCGGTTGCCCGTCCCCTCGAACACCTTCGGCGTCGTCTGCGTGGCCTTCGGGCTGAGGAACGTCCGCGACACAGCCCGCGGCATCGACGAGATGATTCGCGCCGCGAGGCCCGGCGGCAAGGTCGCAATCCTCGAATTCTCGAGGCCCAGGGGCCGGATCCTGGGCGGCCTGTACATGACCTTCTTCCGCCAGGTCCTCCCTCGCGTCGGCCAAACCGTCGCGCCGAATCAGGATGACGCCTACCACTACCTTCCGAGCTCCGTTCTCGCCTTCCCCGACGGGCAGGACCTGCTCGACCTCCTGGGCTCGCGAGGCCTCGTCGATCTGACGATGCACCCGCTCACCTTCGGGATCGCGACGCTCTACGTCGGCACCAAGCCGCCGTCCGGGGTTGCGGACCTGACCTAA
- a CDS encoding carboxylesterase/lipase family protein, with protein MFPSLAWSLACLACLGKTLDPDGLAENRARTAAGVVEGTSAGQGVRVFKGIPFAEPPVGPLRWKAPRPLKAWPGVRKARIFGPSPQQATSMALMMGVMTRLDEDCLYLNVWTPAKSQADRLPVMVWIYGGAFSMGSTATPLYDGTNLAKRGVVVVSVAYRVGVFGFLAHPELTREGEGTNFGLRDQIAGLRWVRDNIAAFGGDPSRVTIFGESAGGISVSMLSASPRARGLFDRAISQSGGSFAPPKFADEGGQHVPPLRVAEAQGVKYLQSVGAKDIAAARDLPAKELMKASAFWWPTFDGDVLLGDQHEPYRQGKFNDTPILVGTNSDEGALFIRDGITADRLVAQFRGAFGQHAESLLKAYPHGTPAEALSAARNIFRDSVFAWHTWTWARLQAEKGRNPAYLYYFDHRMPLSPGGATHGAEIGFVFGNPGLFHAPNRPEDAKLSELMGRYWVNFAATGNPNGAELPEWPAYTTASPRVMVLSAGAEVKDVPNLGALKALDAYYSWRRERARAEN; from the coding sequence ATGTTCCCGAGTCTGGCATGGAGTCTCGCCTGCCTGGCCTGCCTGGGAAAGACCCTCGACCCGGATGGGCTGGCGGAGAACAGGGCGAGGACCGCGGCGGGTGTCGTGGAGGGCACGTCGGCCGGGCAAGGGGTCCGTGTCTTCAAGGGGATCCCGTTCGCCGAGCCGCCCGTAGGACCCCTGCGATGGAAGGCGCCACGCCCGTTGAAGGCGTGGCCGGGCGTCAGGAAGGCCCGGATCTTCGGGCCTTCGCCCCAGCAGGCGACATCCATGGCCCTCATGATGGGCGTGATGACGAGGCTGGACGAGGACTGCCTCTACCTCAATGTCTGGACGCCCGCGAAGTCGCAGGCCGACAGGCTCCCGGTGATGGTCTGGATCTACGGCGGCGCATTCTCGATGGGTTCGACCGCCACACCCCTCTACGATGGCACCAACCTGGCAAAGAGAGGGGTCGTGGTGGTCTCGGTCGCGTACCGAGTCGGCGTCTTCGGTTTCCTCGCCCACCCGGAACTGACTCGCGAGGGGGAGGGCACCAACTTCGGGCTCCGGGACCAAATCGCGGGACTGCGGTGGGTCCGAGACAACATCGCCGCGTTCGGGGGCGATCCGTCGCGGGTCACGATCTTCGGCGAGTCGGCCGGGGGAATCTCGGTGAGCATGCTCTCGGCGTCGCCGCGGGCGAGAGGCCTATTCGATCGCGCCATCTCGCAGAGCGGAGGCTCGTTCGCACCGCCGAAGTTCGCCGACGAGGGTGGGCAGCACGTCCCGCCGCTCAGGGTGGCGGAGGCCCAGGGGGTGAAATACCTCCAATCGGTGGGGGCGAAGGACATCGCCGCGGCCCGGGACCTGCCTGCGAAGGAACTGATGAAGGCCTCCGCCTTCTGGTGGCCCACCTTCGACGGCGACGTGCTGCTCGGTGACCAGCATGAGCCGTATCGGCAGGGCAAGTTCAACGACACCCCCATCCTCGTCGGCACGAACTCAGACGAGGGGGCCCTTTTCATCCGGGACGGCATCACGGCCGACCGTCTCGTCGCGCAGTTCCGCGGCGCGTTCGGCCAGCACGCCGAGAGCCTCCTCAAGGCCTACCCGCACGGCACGCCGGCCGAGGCGCTCTCGGCCGCCCGGAACATCTTCCGGGACTCGGTCTTCGCATGGCACACCTGGACCTGGGCGAGGCTCCAGGCCGAGAAGGGCCGGAACCCGGCCTACCTCTATTACTTCGACCACCGCATGCCGCTCTCCCCCGGGGGAGCCACGCACGGGGCCGAAATCGGCTTCGTGTTCGGCAACCCCGGCCTGTTCCACGCCCCGAACCGGCCCGAGGACGCGAAACTCTCCGAGTTGATGGGCCGATACTGGGTCAATTTCGCCGCGACGGGCAACCCGAACGGCGCAGAACTCCCCGAATGGCCGGCCTACACGACGGCGAGCCCCCGCGTGATGGTCCTCTCGGCGGGAGCGGAAGTGAAGGATGTGCCCAACCTCGGAGCATTGAAGGCGCTCGACGCGTACTACTCGTGGCGAAGAGAGCGGGCGAGGGCGGAGAATTAG
- a CDS encoding SDR family NAD(P)-dependent oxidoreductase: MEENPPVNSPSRVAVITGASSGLGAAIARELATTGRVSAIALVARRRDRMEGLASELTASRRGRPVEVEIIEADLAFDGAPAEVAGRAIARFGGVDLLVNNAGLGLPTLFADAEPDQIRRQLAVNLGAPLLLTRHLLPSLVPRQGTIINIGSAITCVANSGLGAYGATKAALAYWNDALRRELGSLGVTVCLVEPGPIRTEFSAAFGRLTRPGDRPHPVVTTPQGWMMADEADVARRVVRLVDRPRRRLSVLRRMVWPFRVMGAAFRAFPALGDLAVSRGFHVDHSIKPLVYNGGDGKPAGDAAAP; this comes from the coding sequence ATGGAAGAAAATCCTCCCGTCAACTCCCCATCGCGCGTTGCCGTCATCACGGGCGCCTCCTCCGGACTCGGGGCCGCGATCGCTCGTGAGCTTGCGACGACCGGGAGGGTCTCGGCCATCGCGCTGGTGGCCCGCCGCAGGGACCGGATGGAGGGACTCGCGTCCGAGCTGACTGCCTCCCGTCGGGGGCGGCCGGTCGAGGTCGAGATCATCGAGGCAGACCTGGCCTTCGATGGAGCGCCCGCGGAGGTGGCGGGCCGGGCTATCGCGCGCTTCGGCGGGGTCGACCTGCTGGTCAATAACGCCGGCCTGGGCCTACCGACCCTCTTCGCCGACGCCGAGCCCGATCAGATCCGCCGCCAACTGGCGGTCAATCTGGGGGCTCCGTTGCTCCTGACGCGGCACCTGCTTCCTTCGCTGGTGCCCCGGCAGGGCACGATCATCAACATCGGCTCGGCCATCACATGCGTGGCGAATTCCGGACTCGGGGCCTACGGTGCGACGAAGGCGGCGCTCGCGTACTGGAACGACGCCCTCCGGCGTGAGCTCGGCTCACTCGGCGTGACCGTGTGCCTCGTCGAGCCCGGCCCGATCCGGACGGAGTTCTCCGCCGCGTTCGGACGCCTGACCCGGCCCGGCGACCGCCCCCATCCGGTCGTCACCACGCCGCAAGGCTGGATGATGGCCGACGAGGCCGACGTCGCCCGCCGCGTCGTCCGGCTGGTGGACCGCCCCCGGCGTCGCCTCTCGGTGCTCCGCCGGATGGTCTGGCCGTTCCGAGTGATGGGAGCCGCCTTCCGCGCCTTCCCGGCACTCGGTGATCTCGCGGTGTCGAGGGGTTTCCACGTGGATCACTCGATCAAGCCGCTCGTCTATAATGGTGGCGACGGCAAGCCCGCCGGCGACGCGGCGGCCCCCTGA
- a CDS encoding UbiA-like polyprenyltransferase yields MSIAAARDYLDLVKFSHTVFALPFALFGAALAARTPEGWRGRPQDWLGILLCMAAARSAAMAFNRLADRHYDGLNPRTAGRHLPAGKLSVRAVTLFTFLCCAAFVASTLLFLPNRWPLVLSVPVLAWLLAYSYTKRFTSLAHFWLGASLSMAPLAAWIALRGDLEWPPAWLAAAVLCWVSGFDILYACQDVDFDREMGLNSVPRRLGVPGALRLAAACHALMIAALVALGLSYPMGAFYYGGVALAALLLIYEHALVRPEDLTRVNLAFFHVNAVISMGLLAVGVADLWIHITPG; encoded by the coding sequence ATGAGCATCGCCGCCGCACGCGACTACCTCGATCTCGTCAAGTTCAGCCACACGGTCTTCGCCCTCCCCTTCGCCCTCTTCGGCGCGGCGCTCGCCGCGAGGACGCCCGAAGGCTGGCGGGGTCGGCCGCAAGATTGGCTCGGGATACTCCTATGCATGGCCGCCGCGCGATCCGCCGCCATGGCCTTCAATCGCCTGGCGGATCGCCACTACGACGGCCTCAACCCGCGCACCGCGGGACGGCACCTCCCGGCCGGCAAGCTGTCGGTGCGTGCCGTAACCCTCTTCACCTTCCTGTGCTGCGCCGCCTTCGTGGCCTCGACGCTCCTTTTCCTGCCCAACCGCTGGCCGCTGGTCCTCTCGGTGCCCGTCCTGGCCTGGCTGCTGGCCTACTCGTACACGAAGCGGTTCACGAGCCTCGCCCACTTCTGGTTGGGCGCCTCCCTGAGCATGGCCCCGCTGGCCGCGTGGATCGCCCTCCGCGGCGATTTGGAGTGGCCGCCGGCCTGGCTGGCGGCTGCGGTCCTCTGCTGGGTCTCCGGCTTCGACATTCTTTACGCCTGCCAGGACGTCGACTTCGATCGGGAGATGGGCCTCAACAGCGTGCCGAGGCGGCTGGGCGTCCCCGGGGCCCTCCGGCTCGCGGCGGCCTGCCACGCCCTGATGATCGCCGCCCTGGTCGCCCTCGGCCTATCCTATCCGATGGGCGCATTCTACTACGGCGGAGTGGCACTGGCGGCCTTGCTGCTGATCTACGAGCATGCCCTGGTCCGCCCGGAAGACCTCACTCGCGTCAACCTGGCGTTCTTCCACGTGAACGCCGTCATCAGCATGGGGTTGCTCGCCGTGGGCGTGGCTGACCTGTGGATCCACATCACCCCGGGTTGA
- the mqnE gene encoding aminofutalosine synthase MqnE, whose translation MPTEASRLGAIREKVEAGRRLTVEDGLALEASADLFAIGEMANLVRERKNGNLAFYNVNTHINPTNVCVYTCDFCAFRADLDDPRGYVMDRSQIVERARQASERGATELHIVGGLHHKLPFSYYVDVVRWIREAAPEIHVKAYTAVEIEFFSKIARKPVEQIMRELIDAGLGSLPGGGAEIFHPEVREKICGAKASTERWLDVHRTAHRLGLHSNATMLYGHIDGPIHRIDHLVRLRELQDETGGFQTFIPLAFHPENSEMDDIPKPSGVMDLKTMAISRLMLDNFPHIKAYWVMLGLKTAQVALSFGADDIDGTVVHEKIYHEAGAETPQEITTAEIRRLIQEAGRVPIERDTLYREITRDGRSWQAGRKIDPSRLLQIVPA comes from the coding sequence ATGCCGACCGAAGCGAGCCGGCTGGGTGCGATCCGGGAGAAGGTCGAGGCGGGCCGGCGGCTCACCGTGGAGGATGGCCTAGCTCTGGAGGCGTCCGCCGACCTGTTCGCGATCGGCGAGATGGCGAATCTCGTCCGCGAGCGGAAGAACGGCAACCTCGCGTTCTACAACGTCAACACGCACATCAACCCGACCAACGTCTGCGTCTACACCTGCGACTTCTGCGCCTTCCGGGCCGACCTCGACGACCCGAGGGGCTACGTCATGGACCGCTCGCAGATCGTTGAGCGGGCTCGGCAGGCAAGCGAGCGGGGGGCGACGGAGCTCCACATCGTCGGCGGCCTGCACCACAAGCTGCCCTTCTCGTATTACGTGGACGTGGTCCGCTGGATCCGGGAGGCGGCGCCCGAGATCCACGTGAAGGCCTACACGGCGGTGGAGATCGAATTCTTCTCGAAGATCGCGCGGAAGCCCGTCGAGCAGATCATGCGGGAGTTGATCGACGCCGGCCTGGGCAGCCTCCCGGGCGGCGGGGCCGAGATCTTCCATCCCGAGGTCCGCGAGAAGATCTGCGGTGCGAAGGCCTCCACCGAGCGGTGGCTGGACGTACATCGGACGGCCCACCGCCTCGGCCTGCACTCGAACGCGACCATGCTCTACGGCCACATCGACGGCCCGATCCACCGCATCGATCACTTGGTTCGCCTCCGGGAATTGCAGGACGAGACGGGCGGCTTCCAGACGTTCATCCCGCTGGCATTCCATCCCGAGAATTCGGAGATGGATGACATCCCGAAGCCTTCCGGCGTGATGGACCTGAAGACCATGGCCATCAGCCGACTCATGCTGGACAATTTCCCCCACATCAAGGCCTACTGGGTCATGCTCGGGCTCAAGACCGCCCAGGTCGCCCTCTCCTTCGGCGCCGACGACATCGACGGCACGGTCGTCCACGAGAAGATCTATCACGAGGCCGGCGCCGAGACCCCGCAGGAGATCACGACCGCGGAGATCCGCCGCCTGATCCAGGAGGCGGGGCGGGTCCCCATCGAGCGCGACACGCTCTATCGCGAGATCACCCGCGACGGTCGGTCCTGGCAGGCGGGCAGGAAGATCGATCCCTCCCGGTTGCTCCAGATCGTCCCGGCTTGA
- a CDS encoding multiheme c-type cytochrome, which translates to MSFRGVFIAVVLSTALIVSAFVLQMKRPRIEVDRATPALVKASGKCADCHRHETSAIVHEFDMSKHNAAGVNCLDCHQPSKGQEPFDHKGFTITKKLSAANCIGCHPDQYRQYLESRHAAPSWAAVAGKEDFTAEQVAFAEKLHKGAVDRPPHELVKVEGMAAVNKGCRQCHDIGKPNKVDGTIGNCTACHARHVSSVALARLPETCGQCHMGPDHSQLEIYHESKHGVLFNAQRNRMNLDAPPSKLTTADMPVPTCATCHMSGLEGTETDKVRTTHNPSERLSYFLFAAVSDKRPHAEEGERNMRQVCTKCHTNPRILAFYKDAQRVVLSTNKIVNEAKAVVDGLRKDKLLTETPFDEAIEYVYFDLWHYGGRTAKHGAYMGGADFVQWHGYYEIVSKLAELKHQAEDIRKGHKPLPAGAKSEAAKAAGLDAITPALPAGGVHATAAPR; encoded by the coding sequence ATGTCGTTCCGGGGTGTCTTCATCGCCGTCGTGCTCAGCACGGCGCTCATCGTGTCGGCCTTCGTCCTCCAGATGAAGAGGCCCAGGATCGAGGTGGACCGCGCGACTCCGGCGTTGGTGAAGGCGAGCGGCAAGTGCGCGGACTGCCACCGGCATGAGACCTCGGCCATCGTCCACGAATTCGACATGTCGAAGCACAACGCGGCCGGGGTGAACTGCCTGGATTGCCACCAGCCTTCGAAGGGCCAGGAGCCGTTCGATCATAAGGGATTCACCATCACCAAGAAGCTCTCGGCCGCGAACTGCATCGGGTGCCACCCGGACCAGTACAGGCAATACCTCGAGAGCCGCCACGCGGCGCCCTCGTGGGCGGCAGTCGCCGGGAAGGAGGACTTCACGGCCGAGCAGGTGGCCTTCGCGGAGAAGCTTCACAAAGGCGCGGTGGACCGGCCGCCGCATGAGCTCGTGAAGGTGGAGGGCATGGCCGCCGTCAACAAGGGCTGCCGGCAGTGCCACGACATCGGCAAACCCAACAAGGTGGACGGCACGATCGGCAACTGCACGGCCTGTCACGCCCGGCACGTCTCGTCCGTTGCCCTCGCCCGCCTGCCCGAAACGTGCGGCCAGTGCCACATGGGGCCGGACCACTCGCAGCTCGAAATCTACCACGAGTCGAAGCACGGCGTGCTCTTCAACGCCCAGCGCAACAGGATGAACCTCGATGCCCCCCCCAGCAAGCTGACCACGGCGGACATGCCCGTCCCCACCTGCGCGACGTGTCACATGAGCGGCCTCGAGGGGACGGAGACCGACAAGGTCCGGACCACTCACAACCCGTCGGAGCGGCTCTCGTATTTCCTCTTCGCCGCCGTCTCCGACAAGCGCCCCCACGCCGAGGAGGGCGAGCGGAACATGCGTCAGGTCTGCACCAAGTGCCACACGAATCCCCGGATCCTCGCCTTCTACAAGGACGCCCAGAGGGTCGTGCTCAGCACCAACAAGATCGTCAACGAGGCCAAGGCGGTCGTCGACGGGCTCCGGAAGGACAAGCTTCTCACGGAGACGCCGTTCGACGAGGCGATCGAGTACGTCTACTTCGACCTCTGGCATTACGGCGGGCGGACCGCGAAGCATGGCGCCTACATGGGCGGGGCGGATTTCGTCCAGTGGCACGGCTATTACGAGATCGTCAGCAAGCTCGCCGAGTTGAAGCACCAGGCCGAGGACATCCGCAAAGGGCACAAGCCCCTGCCGGCGGGCGCGAAGTCCGAGGCCGCGAAGGCCGCCGGCCTCGACGCGATCACTCCGGCCCTGCCCGCGGGAGGCGTCCATGCGACGGCTGCTCCTCGCTGA